In the Hordeum vulgare subsp. vulgare chromosome 7H, MorexV3_pseudomolecules_assembly, whole genome shotgun sequence genome, one interval contains:
- the LOC123407647 gene encoding psbP domain-containing protein 5, chloroplastic isoform X2, producing MAAALLSPASPLPRSSSSALHPRSKGAAGGAAGCAPPSRRRAVSCSCAPDSWSRGLERRQLVLSGLASSFAIVLPISVESCAAAAAAATELEDGGVKMAMLVDETNAYSFLYPVQLPGKKTSFRWVESRKSERYSSAAPLSPDARQRIVSERLDMINNAVISVSIGPPSSRFLPSKDKTTWAAKDVADCVLSDKSSLKVTASQRKAESSVLDAHTADVDGEPYWYYEYIVRKSPTKSAPEPNLFRHSVACTAERDGFLYSLNASTLSKQWESMGPLLQKAVASFHLLPPTEKYVPPYQDPWRFW from the exons atggcggcggcgctgCTCTCCCCGGCTTCCCCCCTccctcgctcctcctcctccgcgctCCACCCCAG GAGCAAGGGCGCGGCGGGTGGTGCAGCAGGGTGCGCTCCGCCGTCCAGGAGGAGGGCCGTCTCGTGCTCGTGCGCGCCAGATTCGTGGAGCCGCGGGCTGGAGAGGAGGCAGCTCGTGCTCTCCGGCCTCGCCTCCTCCTTCGCAATCGTCCTACCGATTTCAG TAGAATCgtgcgctgctgctgctgctgctgctaccgaGCTGGAGGACGGCGGCGTGAAGATGGCCATGCTGGTAGACGAGACCAACGCCTACTCTTTTCTCTACCCGGTTCAGCTGCCAGGGAAGAAAACCTCCTTCAGATG GGTAGAGTCCAGGAAATCGGAGCGGTATTCGTCCGCGGCGCCACTATCTC CTGATGCACGGCAACGCATCGTATCGGAGCGCCTCGACATGATAAACAATGCCGTCATCTCGGTCTCG ATCGGGCCACCAAGTTCACGCTTTCTACCTTCGAAAGACAAGACCACTTGGGCTGCAAAAGATGTCGCTGATTGCGTTTTGTCTGACAAATCTTCCTTG AAGGTAACAGCAAGCCAGCGAAAGGCAGAGAGTTCTGTCCTTGATGCACACACTGCAGAT GTTGATGGAGAGCCATACTGGTATTACGAATATATTGTTCGGAAATCACCAACAAAATCG GCACCAGAACCAAATCTGTTTCGGCACAGTGTAGCATGTACTGCTGAGCGAGACG GCTTTTTGTACTCGTTAAATGCCTCCACTCTCAGCAAGCAGTGGGAATCT ATGggacctttgctacaaaaggcCGTGGCATCCTTTCACCTCCTCCCCCCAACAGAGAAATATGTTCCTCCTTACCAGGATCCGTGGAGGTTTTGGTGA
- the LOC123407647 gene encoding psbP domain-containing protein 5, chloroplastic isoform X1 produces the protein MAAALLSPASPLPRSSSSALHPRSKGAAGGAAGCAPPSRRRAVSCSCAPDSWSRGLERRQLVLSGLASSFAIVLPISVVESCAAAAAAATELEDGGVKMAMLVDETNAYSFLYPVQLPGKKTSFRWVESRKSERYSSAAPLSPDARQRIVSERLDMINNAVISVSIGPPSSRFLPSKDKTTWAAKDVADCVLSDKSSLKVTASQRKAESSVLDAHTADVDGEPYWYYEYIVRKSPTKSAPEPNLFRHSVACTAERDGFLYSLNASTLSKQWESMGPLLQKAVASFHLLPPTEKYVPPYQDPWRFW, from the exons atggcggcggcgctgCTCTCCCCGGCTTCCCCCCTccctcgctcctcctcctccgcgctCCACCCCAG GAGCAAGGGCGCGGCGGGTGGTGCAGCAGGGTGCGCTCCGCCGTCCAGGAGGAGGGCCGTCTCGTGCTCGTGCGCGCCAGATTCGTGGAGCCGCGGGCTGGAGAGGAGGCAGCTCGTGCTCTCCGGCCTCGCCTCCTCCTTCGCAATCGTCCTACCGATTTCAG TAGTAGAATCgtgcgctgctgctgctgctgctgctaccgaGCTGGAGGACGGCGGCGTGAAGATGGCCATGCTGGTAGACGAGACCAACGCCTACTCTTTTCTCTACCCGGTTCAGCTGCCAGGGAAGAAAACCTCCTTCAGATG GGTAGAGTCCAGGAAATCGGAGCGGTATTCGTCCGCGGCGCCACTATCTC CTGATGCACGGCAACGCATCGTATCGGAGCGCCTCGACATGATAAACAATGCCGTCATCTCGGTCTCG ATCGGGCCACCAAGTTCACGCTTTCTACCTTCGAAAGACAAGACCACTTGGGCTGCAAAAGATGTCGCTGATTGCGTTTTGTCTGACAAATCTTCCTTG AAGGTAACAGCAAGCCAGCGAAAGGCAGAGAGTTCTGTCCTTGATGCACACACTGCAGAT GTTGATGGAGAGCCATACTGGTATTACGAATATATTGTTCGGAAATCACCAACAAAATCG GCACCAGAACCAAATCTGTTTCGGCACAGTGTAGCATGTACTGCTGAGCGAGACG GCTTTTTGTACTCGTTAAATGCCTCCACTCTCAGCAAGCAGTGGGAATCT ATGggacctttgctacaaaaggcCGTGGCATCCTTTCACCTCCTCCCCCCAACAGAGAAATATGTTCCTCCTTACCAGGATCCGTGGAGGTTTTGGTGA